GACAAGGAGGAATAATAACAAGCAGGAGTAGTAGTATTTCAATTTCTTTTGGTCAGCCGTGGGTGGCGTCTTCttcccgtcctcctcctccctgcgctTCCCTCTTTCGCCGCCCCGCCGAGGATTCCAGCGCCGCCGCTAATTGCGAGAGCCCGCCGCGCACGCAGCCAACCAGCCCCCCGAGGATTGGATTCCGTTCCAATTCCACCCGCGGGGGAAGACGAAGAGGACTTCCATCGATTCCACCGGTAATAATAAGGTAAGAAGCCAACGGCACtgcccctcccccctcctccgccaTGACCGGACCATCCACCGGTACGGTGTGTGTCATTGGATTCCATTCCCTTCGCCTGGGGTGGGGGCGTGAATTTCTCTTGTCGTGTTGCCGTCCGCCTCGTTAATCCCCCCAAAGAGCACAGCTGGGCCACCTCCCTTCCCCCCCTTTTTTAAATTTGTTTTGTGCTTGTATAAACTAGCAAATACTATTTGGATCTTGTTTTCGATTATTGCTCGCTCCAGTCCGGGGGCAGGCAGGCGAGGCTGGCAGGTTGgcccttcttccacctccctccctccctctgctgctgcttccttGGGTTGCTTGGATTCATCGCCACCACCttccttgctgctgctgctgctttcgaTTTCATAAATCTCTACACCAGTAAATATCTACTTCTAATCATCAAGTCAAGGGGGTTCCCTCCCGGCGATCGCCTGCACGGATTTGCAAGAATTCCCCAATCGATTTGGGAGTTGATTCTTACTTGTTCTTGGTGACTAACCAATATGAATGCGCTCCAATTCAACTCTTCCGTCTTCTCCAAGTTTAATTGACCGGGTCTGCTGCTGTTGCCGCCAGGTCAAGCAAGCAGCAGATACAtaggcgggcgggcgcgggggatctCATCCCATCTCATCCGCTTCCGCTCAGGCTGGCTCTGAGCCCCGCGCCGATTCGGTTCCACGCGCCCCAACAGAACCGAATATCACCAGCACCTGCAAGGGCATGtgacagccgccgccgcagccgcaggcaATGTGCTCCGACATGGatcagcaccaccaccacgcaaCCAGGTACTACTACTGTCTCTGCCCTTCCTTCCATTGGACTCCTCAGCCTCCTCTGGATTGTAACCCATTCAGATTAACTAATCTAGTCCTGTGCGCCACCTGCCTCAATGTTTGACTCTGCTCCTGCTCAGCCAGGTGTATTATCATGTTAGTTGGATCTCTTTGCACAATACTTACTCTCCCCTAGTATGTTGCAGCACGAATGCATCGGTCACTTGTTTGTTTCTTTGCCAACCAGCTAAGCCTGCACTAGAGctttatttagttttggatgGCCCAATAGATAGCACAGGTATATGCTGCCCCTGAATTATCATCTTCTTTATTCTTGCCCAACAAACAGGGAGGCTGCGTCGGAGGTTTTACATGCTAATGGTGACCATCGCAGTCTGCATGCACCACATCATCTCGGACAGAATCAGCCTGGGGATACCAATAATAACCAGCATCCATCCACAGATGACTGTTTTACCTCCAATGCTTCATGGCACAGAAATGGCGGGATGAGCCGCAATCCATCTGCATCTTCTGTTGACAACCACTCGGTCAAGTCTGGGGATGATTCTGATGGGGCTGAGAGTACCAAAGGCAGTGATACGGAGATTTCACGCCTGCTAAACGATACCATCTGGATGCCACCTGAGGCCGCAGATAAGGAGGATGAGGCCGAGAGCTTCGACGACGATGATTATAGCGACGGGATCAAGTGGGGCCACTCAAGTTTCCCGTCCCCTGGTAAGGAACATGACGCCAGCCCGAGCAATCCGAGGGAGGAGCGGGAGAAGGCGATGCTAGAAGCTATGAATGGCCAGCTCAAGATACTTGTAAGCCGCTTCCTGGCATCTGCTGGCATCTCTTCTTCCAAGGAAGAGGGTAGCGACAGTTGGCTTGACATCGTCACCTCCCTATCATGGGAAGCAGCGCTACTTATTAAACCTGACGGTACCATGGGAAAGGACATGGATCCTGGATCTTACATCAAGGTCAAATGCATAGCATCTGGTACTCGCCGGCAAAGGTGAATACAATTTTTCAGCTAACCCTTTGTTTTCAGACCAATGGAGTTTCTATTTTTGGTTCAACCTTCAAACTGTATCCCTTCACCTGGCAATGTACTGGTTGCAGTGAGGTGATCAAGGGGTTAGTCTTCAAGAAGAATGCTGCTCATAAGCACATGCCGACCAGTTACCACAGTCCTAGGCTTCTGCTTCTCAAAGGAGTCCTTGGGCATTCTGATGTCGGTTTGTCATCATTTAATTCAATGGATCAGGTTGGACTTCACATATCTATATGCACACAAATAGTAAACCTACTCTGTATTGTTGCATTGAGGGATAACACATTTCTATTTTCTATGCCTTCAATAATTAGGAAAAGGACCTTTTGGAGAGAGCTATTGGTAAAATGATGGAGATGTGCAGTCCTAATGTTGTTATGGTTGAGAAGACTGTTTCACGAAACATACAAGAACTCCTTCTGAAAGAAGGCGTCACGCTAATTCTTGATATGAAGCTCAACCGGCTAGAGAGAATTGCACGTTGTACGGGTTCTCCCATAATCTCCTTTTCAGAATTTTTAAACAAACCAAAGCTGAAGCAATGTGACTACTTCCATATCGAGAAATTTACTGAGGAGCATAACACCACCAGTGAGGGTGGAAAGGTGCCATCTAAAACATTGATGTTCTTGGAAGGCTTTCCATGTCCATTGGGCTGCACGGTATGTATAGTGTGCACTCATCTTATACTCAATTCAGTACATTCGATGTGCACTGATAACACTCAATTGATTAAATAGCAAGTTCCAAACTGATTAGTATTTTACACATTTTGGATTGATATTTACAGTAACTGTGGTTTCTTTCTCGTTCAGATATTGCTCAAAGGAGCAAATAGCGAAGAATTGAAGAAAGTCAAGCAAGTCATGCACTTCACAGTCTTTGCAGCATACCACTTGATCCTTGAAACTTCTTTCTTTGAAGATCAAAGGGTTTTTCTTAATGATAAAAATATTCCAAAAGAAAACTCTGTTAGTTCTATGGAAGGGCTATCAACAACTGCTTTTGATCTTGCTGCTCTTGGTGGTGCTATCCCTAATTTTCCTTCACATGATGACTCTCCAGCACTTCGATTGTTCCATCCCACTTCTAATAGCTATGTCGATGTGAACAAAACTTTGAGATCTCCAAGAAATTTAGATGCGCCGAGTTCAATAACCAGCAGCTCTGATCTTCAAGAAGGTGCAAGCATCCGGTATGACTCAAGTCCATCCACTAATTCTGAGAGGATAGCATCAGGAGTCCCAGGACCGCTGAGGAAATTGTTTGCAGACAATTTATGTCACCAGAATATTTATTTACCTGTTACGTCATTGCAAGAGACAAATGATAAACAGAAAGAAGTCAGGGTTCAATCCAGTCAAGAAACTCTTAGTAATGGTTTTCATACTCCAAAGGTGGAAGAGTCTGCGGTTTCCAGTGAAAATGAGGAGTCCACAAATGGTACCCAGAAACAAGAGATTACTCAAGCAATCATGCAAACAGGTTCCTCTGCAAGTGATAAAAGTGGAGAATCACCTGCTACGGTAGAAAACGGAGCACATAGCGGCACCAGTATTGTTATCAAAGAGAGAGATGTTGATGACGATCAAGCTGATGAAGCACTTGATTCTCACAGCATACTGATTTTAATGTCTAGCCAGTGCACAGAAAAGCAGATTATTTGTGAACAGAGCCATTTAACCCGTATAAAATATTATGGGAATTTTGATGTGTCATTGGGGCGGTATTTGCAAGATATTTTGCAGAATCAGGTAGCACTATTTTCTTCGTTTTCTTTCAGTGTTTGCTCTTACGTGAAATAGCCATATTTTgcgttagtaatacaacttgaTTGGTTTAAGATTAAGACTCAGCTTGTTAATTTTTTATTCTAGCAGAAACTGAGCTGCTCCTCATGTGGAGAGCCTCCAGAATCTCACATGTACTCCTACACTCATCGAAATGGAAATTTGACCGTGCTAGTGAAGCGGCTTGAGCCCCAACACCATTTGCCTGGCGAATctgaaggaaaaatatggatGTGGACTAGGTGCTCAAGATGTGATCACGAACATGGGATATCCAAATCAACTCCAAGAGTATTAATATCAGCTGAAGCGCGCAATCTCTCATTTGGGAAGTTCCTGGAACTTAGTTTTTCAAGCCATTCTGCAGCCAGAAGGTTATCCATATGTGGACATTTGGTGAACAGGGATTGCTTGCGCTTTTTTGGGTATGCTACGCATATATACATTTTACACATACAAATGATTTAAATAGAACTAACTCCTTGCTAGCCTTTAGGCTGTAGCATGGCATTGCCATGGAAACTATTGTTTTTCCAGTGTGGTGATGGATACATCTGGTTTTGATTTCAGGTTGGGCTCTAGAGTTGCTATGTTCCGGTATTCATCAGTTAAAATTTACACTACCTGCAAACCACAACCCACTCTCCAGTTCATCAACCCCATCAGACAGGATTGGTTCGAAGGGCAAAGGAGACATGTATGGCTTATTCTCTTTACCATTTCGTTTGTTAATTATCTTCAGTTCACGTGCAGTGGTGTCTAACTTTTATACTGTATCTTTCAAGGTTCATGCTAGAGGTGTGACACTTTATTCTAAGGTTGCAACCTTGCTACAAAAGTTGAAGAATGAACATTCTGATGTGATAAGAGTTGCAATCAATTGTGGCCTCTCACTCCCTATTAAGGACTTTGCTGAACTCGAAGAGTTGTTGATCAAAGAAAAGGCTAGCTTTGAGGTAGGTACCCTTGCATTAATTTCTGTTATCATAGGTCCTACATAATTGTTCTTTTCATTACTGTTTATTAGTTTGTCAATATCTGTATCGTTATGCAGGGTTCTCTGGACAAGGCCATTGACCAAAATGGGAGACCATCCTCATCTGTGCAAGAACTTTTGAATATAAATTGGTCCTATCAGGACCTTCTACTCAGACTTTACATATGGGACCGTCGTCTACATCAGCTTTTCTACTGTAAATCTGTTGGGCTAGAAACTGCTGCTAATTGCAAGAACCCTGCTGATATTGTGAACGAGATTTCTGATGGCAACTTTGAAATTGGTAAGAAAATCAGTCGATTCACATATAATGAAACTATGACAGCTTTTGTGGCAGCAAGGGTCACTGAGTCTGCAAGTAACAAACTTTACCTTGACCATCAATCAGGTGACACTGGAGCACCCTCGCTTGATGGAAATCTGGAAGCTGGGAACTCTGAACTTTCTTGCAATGGAGGCAGTAAAGATGAAGAATCTTCCATTGGTCCTAGTCAAATAGATGTAGATAGCACAACAGAAGCCCCCAAAGTTCCTTGTTTTGAGATATCCAATGAGAAGGGGGTCCAGAGAAATGTTACAGTGGCAGACACAATACCTGTGGAACAGGAGCCATCTAGCAGTCCCCAACAGTTCAAATATCAATATTGGGATAGCACAGAAAGGTGGATTTGGAATCCAATTGATGAATCTCAATTGGCTTATAGGAATGACATTCAAGATGGATATTTGGATGAATTTGAAATCGTTAACCATTATAAACCATCTTACCTGCCTCCCTTGTTTGAACAGCAAGACGATGCATACCCTCCGCAGTTCACAGTTGGTCCAGGTAGTAATATTCTGTGTGTACAGGAGGATGAGATATCAAGCATAATAGCTCGTGCTCTTGCCATGTCTGATGAACGTCACCATTTAAAAGATTCCTCTTTCGAGAATGAGATGGAGAACTACAGGGGAGAGCATGCTAGAACGATGGAGAAATCTTTTAGTTTTATGTCTGCAAGTTCGTACAGCTCATCACAATGGTCATCTACTGGATCTCAAGAATCTGAAGCTAGCTTGTCATCTATCTCGTCAATTGCATCTGACGATTTCTCTGGTTATGATAGCTCATCCTTATTGTCTCCAGCACATCCAGAAATAACCGTCAACGGGAAAGTAACTTTCAGAGGCAAATACTCGGTCACTAGTATATATGCTAATGAATTCTATGAATTAAGAAAGAAGTGCTGCCCATCTGAGCTTGCATATATTACTTCTTTGAGCCGCTGTAAAAAGTGGGATGCTCAAGGTGGAAAGAGCAAGGCATTTTTTGCAAAGACAATGGATGACAGGTTTATCATTAAGCAAATCAAGAAAACAGAGTTTGAATCATTTATTGAATTTGCTCCTCATTACTTCCAGCATGTTTTCCATTCCCTGGACACTGGAAGCCAAACTTGTCTTGCTAAAATATTAGGAATCTATCAGGTAATTTATATCAACAGCTCGAGCTTGATTTCAGTTCATCTTCCAGGCTTATTTTTTTATGTGGTCTCACTTGCCTTTTACAGGTTAAGCATATTAGGCATGGCAAAGAGGTAAAGATCGACCTGAtggtgatggagaatcttctctTTGGCCACAATATTTCACGGATTTATGACCTCAAAGGCGCTACTTTTTCACGTCGCGTTGCTGACTCAAATGATCATGACACTGTTTACCTGGACCAAAACTATGTTGAGGACATGGGTGTTTCTCCAATCTATATTGGTGGAAGAACAAAGCATCTTTTGCAGCGTGCTATCTGGAATGACACGGCTTTTCTCACTGTATGTATATCTTTGCCACAAATCACTTGTAATTATGTTTTTTcagcaaaaatatttttttaacatagtTGTTGTGCTTGCAGTCGGTCAACGTCATGGACTATTCTCTTCTTGTTGGAGTGGATAAACAAAAGCACGAACTTGTATTTGGCATCATTGATTATCTGAGACAATATACTTGGGACAAACAACTGGAGACATGGGTGAAGACTTCTCTGGTAGTACCCAAGAATGTTTCACCAACCGTAATTTCCCCCAGGGAGTACAAGAAAAGGTTTAGGAAGTTCATGGCAAAGTACTTCCTCACAGTTCCAGACACTTGGAGTCCTGATATTCCTTCTAAGCAGTGCAAATCCATTGGTCATAGCAATCACAAGTCGGTAGAAGTCCAGAATGGTGATAGCCTGCTTCAGCATCCAAATGAGGCTGAGGCATGTGCCTGATCCTATGCAGGACCTCCTGGCAGTTTTCTTGAAGCCTATTCAGTTATCATTTGGCTAATTTTTCATTTTTGTAAAATGGTGTACATAGGAGGACCTCACTGTTGATCTATCCAAAAGTTTGCAGCTTTTAGGCAAATTGTTGGGGCATGTGAGGTCCACAAGACATGTACCTATACAAATGTTCATTGTTAATTTCACAATTATTATagtgaaattaaaaaaaattcatatgaTCATTTTTTGGACCCATCACCTAAGAGTCTGAAGCAGTCTTCTGTCCAAGATAGAAATTTTCTATCGCTGTTGAATTAGATCAATTTGAGTACCATTTTGTCCTATTTACCTCAATGTGGCTGCTGGCATCTGGAAGGGGAGGAGCAGCATAATGCTCCTGATCTTGCTGCACACGGTACAATGTAGTTTTTCCTGTATGCCCCCCTTCACTTTTTTTTGCTACTGTACAGTATACAAGTTTGTCAGAACACCAGGTACGGTCCATACTGCTAGCTATTTTCTTTCATAAAACGAATTCTATGGGTGAGATTAAGTTGCTTGTTTGTTCTATATTCTGTCTTTTCCTGGAATATTACTGCGATATGTATACTCCAAAACTGTTCTTAGATCTTCAGAGATAAAAATTTAATTTGGTTTTGTCCTGTTCATTTTCAGACTTCTTCCCTGGGGAAAGTAGCTGCCTGGTGATGTGCATGGAGGATAATGTCCAGTTGGGGGTTATATTACTATAATCCTGATCAATGAGCTGATGGCAAGAGCTTTTCATGTGTGCCAAAACCTGCTTGAAGAAGTACCAAAACCTGCTTGAAAAAGTGATCATTGTGTCTGTTTCAGAAAGAGCCATTGGATTTGGTGGATTGATGAAGGTCAGCTTTTCCCAGCACAGGCGGCGTCCCAACCCCAAAGTGTGGAATATGGATTGCGGTGCTGCTGCTTACCATGATGTATCTTATCTTTTTGGCTTTTTGGCTCTGGAAGGCACAGGTCAATCAATTTGGCATTTCAACCGGTCGCAGAAGCTGATTTTGGTTGGCTCACAAGAGGTCCACAAGGTGATCATCCTGTTCCAGTTCCAGAAGGCTGTTTCTCTCATCATCACAGAAAGCAAATGGTGACTGTCTTCAGAGATCAAAGAGAAGCATCTCAAGACAAGAACCTCACGAAGGTCACAAAAGGTACCATCTCTCTAGTTCCTTCCCTTGTTGTCTATCTTAGCAACATGAGCAATCTTTACGCTACCATT
The genomic region above belongs to Setaria italica strain Yugu1 chromosome VI, Setaria_italica_v2.0, whole genome shotgun sequence and contains:
- the LOC101753149 gene encoding 1-phosphatidylinositol-3-phosphate 5-kinase FAB1A isoform X1 gives rise to the protein MCSDMDQHHHHATREAASEVLHANGDHRSLHAPHHLGQNQPGDTNNNQHPSTDDCFTSNASWHRNGGMSRNPSASSVDNHSVKSGDDSDGAESTKGSDTEISRLLNDTIWMPPEAADKEDEAESFDDDDYSDGIKWGHSSFPSPGKEHDASPSNPREEREKAMLEAMNGQLKILVSRFLASAGISSSKEEGSDSWLDIVTSLSWEAALLIKPDGTMGKDMDPGSYIKVKCIASGTRRQSEVIKGLVFKKNAAHKHMPTSYHSPRLLLLKGVLGHSDVGLSSFNSMDQEKDLLERAIGKMMEMCSPNVVMVEKTVSRNIQELLLKEGVTLILDMKLNRLERIARCTGSPIISFSEFLNKPKLKQCDYFHIEKFTEEHNTTSEGGKVPSKTLMFLEGFPCPLGCTILLKGANSEELKKVKQVMHFTVFAAYHLILETSFFEDQRVFLNDKNIPKENSVSSMEGLSTTAFDLAALGGAIPNFPSHDDSPALRLFHPTSNSYVDVNKTLRSPRNLDAPSSITSSSDLQEGASIRYDSSPSTNSERIASGVPGPLRKLFADNLCHQNIYLPVTSLQETNDKQKEVRVQSSQETLSNGFHTPKVEESAVSSENEESTNGTQKQEITQAIMQTGSSASDKSGESPATVENGAHSGTSIVIKERDVDDDQADEALDSHSILILMSSQCTEKQIICEQSHLTRIKYYGNFDVSLGRYLQDILQNQKLSCSSCGEPPESHMYSYTHRNGNLTVLVKRLEPQHHLPGESEGKIWMWTRCSRCDHEHGISKSTPRVLISAEARNLSFGKFLELSFSSHSAARRLSICGHLVNRDCLRFFGLGSRVAMFRYSSVKIYTTCKPQPTLQFINPIRQDWFEGQRRHVHARGVTLYSKVATLLQKLKNEHSDVIRVAINCGLSLPIKDFAELEELLIKEKASFEGSLDKAIDQNGRPSSSVQELLNINWSYQDLLLRLYIWDRRLHQLFYCKSVGLETAANCKNPADIVNEISDGNFEIGKKISRFTYNETMTAFVAARVTESASNKLYLDHQSGDTGAPSLDGNLEAGNSELSCNGGSKDEESSIGPSQIDVDSTTEAPKVPCFEISNEKGVQRNVTVADTIPVEQEPSSSPQQFKYQYWDSTERWIWNPIDESQLAYRNDIQDGYLDEFEIVNHYKPSYLPPLFEQQDDAYPPQFTVGPGSNILCVQEDEISSIIARALAMSDERHHLKDSSFENEMENYRGEHARTMEKSFSFMSASSYSSSQWSSTGSQESEASLSSISSIASDDFSGYDSSSLLSPAHPEITVNGKVTFRGKYSVTSIYANEFYELRKKCCPSELAYITSLSRCKKWDAQGGKSKAFFAKTMDDRFIIKQIKKTEFESFIEFAPHYFQHVFHSLDTGSQTCLAKILGIYQVKHIRHGKEVKIDLMVMENLLFGHNISRIYDLKGATFSRRVADSNDHDTVYLDQNYVEDMGVSPIYIGGRTKHLLQRAIWNDTAFLTSVNVMDYSLLVGVDKQKHELVFGIIDYLRQYTWDKQLETWVKTSLVVPKNVSPTVISPREYKKRFRKFMAKYFLTVPDTWSPDIPSKQCKSIGHSNHKSVEVQNGDSLLQHPNEAEACA
- the LOC101753149 gene encoding 1-phosphatidylinositol-3-phosphate 5-kinase FAB1A isoform X2, coding for MCSDMDQHHHHATREAASEVLHANGDHRSLHAPHHLGQNQPGDTNNNQHPSTDDCFTSNASWHRNGGMSRNPSASSVDNHSVKSGDDSDGAESTKGSDTEISRLLNDTIWMPPEAADKEDEAESFDDDDYSDGIKWGHSSFPSPGKEHDASPSNPREEREKAMLEAMNGQLKILVSRFLASAGISSSKEEGSDSWLDIVTSLSWEAALLIKPDGTMGKDMDPGSYIKVKCIASGTRRQSEVIKGLVFKKNAAHKHMPTSYHSPRLLLLKGVLGHSDVGLSSFNSMDQEKDLLERAIGKMMEMCSPNVVMVEKTVSRNIQELLLKEGVTLILDMKLNRLERIARCTGSPIISFSEFLNKPKLKQCDYFHIEKFTEEHNTTSEGGKVPSKTLMFLEGFPCPLGCTILLKGANSEELKKVKQVMHFTVFAAYHLILETSFFEDQRVFLNDKNIPKENSVSSMEGLSTTAFDLAALGGAIPNFPSHDDSPALRLFHPTSNSYVDVNKTLRSPRNLDAPSSITSSSDLQEGASIRYDSSPSTNSERIASGVPGPLRKLFADNLCHQNIYLPVTSLQETNDKQKEVRVQSSQETLSNGFHTPKVEESAVSSENEESTNGTQKQEITQAIMQTGSSASDKSGESPATVENGAHSGTSIVIKERDVDDDQADEALDSHSILILMSSQCTEKQIICEQSHLTRIKYYGNFDVSLGRYLQDILQNQKLSCSSCGEPPESHMYSYTHRNGNLTVLVKRLEPQHHLPGESEGKIWMWTRCSRCDHEHGISKSTPRVLISAEARNLSFGKFLELSFSSHSAARRLSICGHLVNRDCLRFFGLGSRVAMFRYSSVKIYTTCKPQPTLQFINPIRQDWFEGQRRHVHARGVTLYSKVATLLQKLKNEHSDVIRVAINCGLSLPIKDFAELEELLIKEKASFEGSLDKAIDQNGRPSSSVQELLNINWSYQDLLLRLYIWDRRLHQLFYCKSVGLETAANCKNPADIVNEISDGNFEIGDTGAPSLDGNLEAGNSELSCNGGSKDEESSIGPSQIDVDSTTEAPKVPCFEISNEKGVQRNVTVADTIPVEQEPSSSPQQFKYQYWDSTERWIWNPIDESQLAYRNDIQDGYLDEFEIVNHYKPSYLPPLFEQQDDAYPPQFTVGPGSNILCVQEDEISSIIARALAMSDERHHLKDSSFENEMENYRGEHARTMEKSFSFMSASSYSSSQWSSTGSQESEASLSSISSIASDDFSGYDSSSLLSPAHPEITVNGKVTFRGKYSVTSIYANEFYELRKKCCPSELAYITSLSRCKKWDAQGGKSKAFFAKTMDDRFIIKQIKKTEFESFIEFAPHYFQHVFHSLDTGSQTCLAKILGIYQVKHIRHGKEVKIDLMVMENLLFGHNISRIYDLKGATFSRRVADSNDHDTVYLDQNYVEDMGVSPIYIGGRTKHLLQRAIWNDTAFLTSVNVMDYSLLVGVDKQKHELVFGIIDYLRQYTWDKQLETWVKTSLVVPKNVSPTVISPREYKKRFRKFMAKYFLTVPDTWSPDIPSKQCKSIGHSNHKSVEVQNGDSLLQHPNEAEACA